GCGCGCCATCTGGGCCAGACGCTGGACCGCGCCTTCCACGTCCTTGCCCGCGACCAGCATCAGGTCGGCCATCTCGTCCATGACCACGACCAGATAGGGCATGGGCTCGGGGCGGATCTTCTCGCTCTCGTAGACCGGGCGGCCCTGTTCGTCGAAGCCGGTCTGGACGGTGCGCTCGAAATGCTCGCCCTTTTCCTGGGCCTCGCGGGCGCGCTCATTGTAGCTGGCCACGTTGCGGACGCCGAGCTTGGACATGCGGCGATAGCGGTCCTCCATCTCGCGCACGGTCCACTTCAGGGCCACGACCGCCTTCTTGGGATCGGTCACGACCGGCGCCAGCAGGTGCGGGATGCCGTCATAGACCGACAGCTCCAGCATCTTGGGGTCGATCATGATGAAACGGCACTCGGCAGGCGAGTGGCGGTAGAGGATCGACAGGATCATGGCGTTGACCCCGACCGACTTGCCCGAGCCGGTGGTGCCCGCGATCAGCAGGTGGGGCATCCGCGCCAGATCGGCGACGTAAGGCTCGCCGCCGATGGTTTCGCCCAGCGCCAGCGGCAGCAGATGGCTCTTCTTGTCGTACTCTCCCGAGGCCAGCAGGTCGCGCAGGAAGACGGTCTCGCGCTTGGCGTTGGGCAGTTCGATGCCGATGGCGTTGCGGCCCTGCACGACCGAGATGCGGCAGGCGCGGGCCGACATGGAGCGGGCGATGTCGTCGGCCAGGGCCACGACGCGGCCGTGCTTCACGCCGGGCGCGGGCACCAGTTCATACAGGGTGACGACGGGGCCGGGGCGGATCTGGTCGATCTGGCCGCGCACGCCGAACTCCTGCAGCACGCCCTCCAGCATCTTGGCGTTGGCCTTCAGCGATTCCTCGTCGACGGCGCCGCCGCGCTGGCCGGGCTTGGCCAGGATGCCCAGGGACGGCAGTTCGAACCCGCCGTCGCCGGCGAAGTCAAAGGTCTGCTGGTCGGCGTCACTGCGCACTGGCCTGGGCGCCTTGACCGCCGCCACCTTGGGCTCGACCGACTTCGGCGCGCGGGCCGAGGGCGGGGCGATGGGGGCGGGGGCCGCGTCTTCCCACGGCGGGGCGTAGGCGCCGGTCTCGTCCTCGTAGCCGTCTTCATGGGCGTCGGCGGGGGGCGCGAAGGCGGTCTGGCCTGGGGCTTGAGGCGCGATGGGCGGGCCGTCGGCCTCCATCTCGTCGCTCTCGGGCAGGCGATGGCGCGGCTTGCGGGCGGGCGGCGCGGCGGCTTCGGCGACGGCGCGCGGGGCCTTGCCGGGTTTGGCGGCCTTGGCGGGTTTCGGCCCCTTGGCGGCGCGGGCCTCGGCGCTCTTCTGGGCGGCCCAGCCGGCGGTGTCGGTGAAATCGCGCAGGCGCAGGCCCACGGTGTAGGCCAGGCTCCACAGCGCCAGCGCCAGGAACAGCAGGCCCAGAATAATGCGCGCGCCGGGGACCTTCAGGGCGCCCAGACCGTTGGCGGCCAGGCCCGTGACGGCGTCGCCCCACAGCCCGCCCATGCCCGCCGCCAGCGGCCATCTGGCGGGCGCCGCCGGGGCCGACAGGGCGGCCGACAGCAGCAACACCCCCGCCACGGCGGTGAAGGTCTTGAACGGGGTCGGCTGCAGGCGGTGCTGCAAGGCGTCGCCGATGGCCACCGCGAGCCCAAAGGCGATCAGCAACAGGACGGCGGGCCAGGCCGCCAGCCCCAGCGACTGCATCACCAGGTCGGCGAAGGCCGCGCCGGTTCCCCCCAGCCAGTTGGTCGGCGCCTGGTTGGACGCGGCGTTCAGACTGGGGTCGGCCGGGTTCCACGAGACCAGGGCCACCAGCAGGAGGGCGGCCAGCATGGCCTGCAGCACTCCCCTGAAGCGCACGGCGAAGGGCGCCGCCCAGACGATGCGGGCGGTGCTCCAGACGCGCTGGCCGAGCGCGAGGGCGGCGGACATGCAGGCGGACCTCCTAAAGCGGGACTCCGAACCCTTGTGCCGCCGATAAGGTTAAAGGCGCATTTACCAGGGCGGGTGAACAACTGCCTGGTCGGAGACGGTGAGGGCGCTTTGAGCGGGTGAGCCGCCTCGGCGCCCGGCGGCGTCTGGGCGCCCGGCTCAGGACGTTGGGAAGTCTTTTCGTCATCGCTTTTCTGAGCTTCGCGGCGTTCGCAATGCTGTTGCTTGCCGCTCTCAATCGTTGGGGCGCGTGAGTTGCGACTTCTGGCCGCTGGACGCGCGAGCCTATCGGCGCGACACAGGCGAAATGGCTGACACCGATTACGACATCATCATCGCCGGCGCGGGCCTGGTCGGGGCGACATTCGCGCTGGCGGCGGCGCAGGGCGGGCTGAAGCCCGTCATGGTGGACCCGCAGCCGTTCACCGCCCAGCTGGCGCCGACCTTCGACGGGCGGGCGACGGCCATCTCCTACGCCAATTTCCGCATGCTGAAGGCCCTGGGCCTGGGCGAGGCGCTGGAGCCGTACGCCTGCCGCATGGATCGCATCCTGGTGACGGACGGCCGTCGTCCGGGCGCCGCCAGCCGCAAGCCCTCGGCCGCCTACATCCGCTTCGACGCGGACGAGATCGGTGATCGCAACGGGGGCGAGCCCCTGGGCTATATGGTTGAGAATCGCCGCCTGCGCTCCGCCCTGGCCGAGGCCGTCAACGAACGGGGCCTGGAGGTCCGCGCCCCCGCCGCCGTGGCCGGCGTCACGGCGGGGCCGGGCCTGGCGACGGTGACGCTGAAGGACGGCTCCACCCTGTCGGCACCCCTGGTCGTCGGCGCCGAGGGCCGCAACTCCACCGTGCGCCGGGCGGCGGGCATCGACGTCTTCGGCTGGACCTATCAGCAGAGCGGCGTGGTGTGCACGGTGCGCATGGAGCGACCGCACGGCAACGTCGCCCATGAGTATTTCCTGCCGGACGGCCCCTTCGCCATCCTGCCGCTGACGGAGAACCGGGCCAATCTGGTCTGGACCGAGAGCACGCGGCGGGGCGAGGCCCTGCGCGCGGCCTCGGACGAGGCCTTCCACGCCCATCTGACGCGCCGCTTCGGCGACTTCCTGGGCGGGCTGACGATCGAGGGGCCGCGCTTCGTCTATCCCCTGTCGCTGCAACTGGCCGAGGCCCTGAGCGCGCCGCGCATGGCCATCATCGGCGACGCCGCCCACGGGGTGCACCCGGTGGCGGGGCAGGGGCTGAACCTGGGGCTGAAGGACGTGGCCGCCCTGGCCGAGGTGCTGACCGAGGCCGCGCGCCTGGGCGAGGACATCGGCTCGGAGCTGGTGCTGGAGCGCTACGCCCGCTGGCGCCGGTTCGACACGGCGGCCCTGGCGGCGGGCTTCGACGGCTTCGTGCGCCTGTTCTCCAACGACCTCGCCCCGGTGCGGTTGGCCCGCGACCTGGGCATGGCGGCGGTCAACCGCGTCGCCCCCTTGCGCCGCGCCTTCATGCACGAGGCGGGCGGGGCGACGGGGGACCTGCCGCGGCTTCTCCGAGGAGAAGCGCTCTAAGAGAGGCCCTATCGCTCGCGCCGCGGGCGCTCGCTGCTTGAGGGCTTCTCCTCCCCATGAAATGGGGAGGTGGATCGGACGCGATAGCGGCCGAGACGGAGGGGCCGCTTGGTTCCGCCGTCGCTAAGCCCCTCCACCGCTTCGCGGTCCCCCTCCCCATTTCATGGGGAGGAAAGGGCAGGCTCAATCCAGCGGGCGGGCGTCCTCGGCCAGCATGATCGGCACGCCGTCGCGGATGGGGAAGGCCAGCTTGGCGCCGGCCGAGACCAGTTCGTTGCGCTCGCGGTCATAGGTCAGGCGGCCGCGCGTGACCGGGCAGACCAGCACCTCCAGCAGGCGGGGATCGACCGAGACGGGGGTGTTGAAGGCGTCGTTCATGATCTTCTTTAGTTTCCTATCGTTCGCGCCGCGGGCGCTCACTGCTTGAGGAAGTTTGGCCCTATCGCTCGCGCCGGGGGCGCTCGCTGCTTGAGGGCGCCGGGCGCCCAGGATGAAACGGTTGCGGCGTGTTTACCGCCGGCGTTTCCTCGGCGCTACTGCATCGCTGGTCCGTGGTCGTCGTCGTCGGGGGCGGCGGCCTCGATGCGCAGCAGGGCGGTCAGGGCGGCGGCGCGGTCGTTCAGGGTCAGGGCCTCCAGCAGGGCCTGTTTCTCGGGCGGTTCGAACGGCAGGGCCATGGCCAGGCTGTTGATCAGCGCCTCCTGCGGCGCGGCGCGGGCCGTGTCCCAGTCGATGTCTAGGCCGCGCGCCGAAAGGTAGGGGCGCAGGGCGTCGAGGAAGGGATCACGGTCGAACATCTCGGACGGATCGGGCGCCTGCAGGTCCGCCTCATAGGGCAGGAAGTCCGCCCGCACCTGGCGATAGGGGGTGCGCACCGACATCTCCGCCGCCACGTCGAAGCGGCAGACCCCGGTCAGGGTGATCAGATAGCGCCCGTCCGAGGTCTCGGCGAAGCTGGTGATCCGCCCGGCGCAGCCGACCCGGGCCAAGGTCGGCTGCGGGCCGGCGCCGCCGACGGGCTGGATCATGCCGATCAGGCGGTCGCCGGCCATGGCGTCGTCGACCATGTTGAGATAGCGCGGCTCGAACACGTTCAGCGGCAGCTGGCCCCGCGCCAGGAGCACGACCCCCGGCAGGGGGAAGACCGGGATCACCTGGGGAAGTTCGCTGGCCTTGACGTAGCCCTGAGCCATGGTCGCCCCGTCAGGAGAAGAGGATGGAGGACAGGCGTCGCCGTCCGTCGCGGGCGACCTCGCTGGTCGGGCCGGCGGCCTCGAACACGGTCAGCAGCTGCTTGCGCGCCGCCTGTTCGTTCCACTCGCGGTCGGCCTGGACGATGGCCAGCAGGTGATCGACCGCCCCCTTCAGATCGCCGGCCGAGGCCAGGGCCTGGGCCAGGTCGAAGCGTGTCGCATGGTCGCCCTTGTCGGCGGCCAGCCTGGCTTCCAGCTCGGCGGTCGCGCCCGTCGGGGCGGCCGAGGCCAGGGACAGCTGGGCGCGCACGGCCTGGACCGCCGGATCGTTGGAGTCGGCCGGAGCCATGGCGATGGTCTGCATCGCCTGTTCGGCGTCGCCCTCGGCCAGATAGACGCGGGCCATGCCGGCGATGGCCTTCTGGTTGTCCGGCTCCATGGTCAGCACATGGGCGAAGGCCTGGGCCGCGCCGCCCAGGTCGTTGAGGGTCAGGGACTCCTCGCCCAGGGTCAGCAGCTGTTCGACGTCGGTGTTGACGCCCTCGCCGCCGGTCAGCTTGTCGATGAAGGCCTTGATCTGGCTTTCGGGCACGGCGCCCTGGAAGCCGTCGACCGGCTGGCCGTTGACGAAGGCGTAGACGGTCGGGATCGACTGCACCCGCAGCTGGCCCGCGTAGGCCGGGTTGGCGTCGACGTCGATCTTGACCATCTTCACCGCCCCCTTGGCGGCGCGCACGGCCTTCTCCAGCGCCGGGCCCAGGGTGCGGCACGGGCCGCACCAGGTGGCCCAGAAGTCGACGATGACCGGCTGATGCTTCGAGGCCTCGACCACGTCCTGCATGAAGGAGGCGTCCGTGCCGTCCTTGATCAGGTCAGGCGGGGTGGTCAGCGACGGGTCGGCGAAGGTCATGGTCAGGTCCGCATAGGGTCGAAGAGAGATAACGGATCAGATGGCGTCGGGATGCCTCGCCATCAAGCGGGAAGTGCGCCTAGCCGCGAGGCGGGCGGGCCGGATGAAGAAAAACAGAGTCCAATTCGTCTGAATCGTCTGAAATCCGACGGACGAGAGGGGCTGATCAGTTTGGCATAGCAGATCGGTGCGACAGAAGAGGTCGCGGCCGCCTAAGCCCTCCCCCTCGATGGGGGAGGGTTGGGTGGGGGTGGAGGCAGGAGGCGTCCAAGAAGGTACGGAGACGCCAGCGCCTCCTGCGGCCATTTCGCTGCGTAGCGCCCACACCCCCATCCCCGCCCTTCCCCCATCGAGGGGGAAGGGAGCGACAGGGGAGCCTACAGCCGGTCCATCCGCAGCCAGCGGGCGTCGCCCAGCCAGGCGGTCCTGAGAGCGCGTTCCGCCGCCGCCGCCTCGGGCGCATGGCCTTGCGCGGCCTCGGCGCGGGCCAGGCCGTAGAGGGCCCAGCCGTTGTTGGGGGTCTGGGCCAGGGCCAGGCGGAAGGCGTCGGCGGCCTGGTCCGGGCGCCCGGCCTGGTAGAGGGCCGCGCCCAGCGACTGATGCACCGGATAATACCAGTAGGGCGGCTCCGTATAGGGCAGGGCGGCTTCCAGATCGGCGGCGCGGCGATAGTGGTCCGCCGCCTCGGCGGGACGGCCGCGCGCCGTGGCCATGCGCCCGCGCGCCACGGCCTCGGCCAGGGTCAGCAGGTCGGGCGCCGGGACGCCCTGTTCGATCATGTCGACGAAGCGGTCCGACGCGCGCAGGGCCGCCAGCTGCGCCAGCTCGCGGTCGAAGCCTCTCTGGTTCCTGAGCCGGGCATAGGCGACGGCGCGGGCGTAGTGGCGCATGGCGGCGGCGTAGGGCAGGCGGGCGTCCGGCGCGGGGGCGGCGAGGATGACGCGCGGTTCGGCGAACTGGGCCAGGGCCTGATAGGGGGCGGCGTCGATCAGCTGGACCCAGGCGATGCGGGCCGAGGTTTCGGGGTCCAGCACCGTGCGCAGGCGCCGCGCCTCGTTGACGGCGGTGTCCATGTCGCCGGCCATCTGGGCCGAGGCGACGATGAAGTGGATGTTGTGCGGATAGTAGCCGTAGCGGACCAGGCTCTCGTCGCCGGCGTCGCGGATGAAGGCCTCGTCGGCGCGCGCCGCCGCCACATTGACCCGGATGGAGTCGGCGTAGCGGCCGCGCCGCATATAGACGTGGCCCGGCATGTGGACCAGGTGGCCGGCGCTGGGGGCGGCGGGAGAGGCCAGCCGGTCGGCCGCAGCCTCGGCCCGCTGCGGATCGGACGCCTCCATCAGGTGGATGTAGAGGTGGGCCGCCTGCACCTGGCCGGGGGTGCGGGCCAGCACCGCCTCGATCAGGCGGATGGCCTCGCCGATGCGGCCGATCGGGGTGCGCTGGTCCGCCTCCCAGTACTTCCATGGCGTGGTGTCCATCGCCGCCTCGGCGGCCAGGACGGCGATGTCGTCGTCCTCGGGAAAGCGGCGGGCGACGGCCAGCATGGCGTCGGCGTAGGCCGCGTCGAGCGCGGCGCGGTCGGCCGCCGGATCGCGCGAATAGCGCAGGGCCAGGGCCTCGATCAGGGCCTGCTCGCGCGGCGAGGCCCCCTGGCGCAGGGCCATGGCCCGGTCGCTGGCGGCCAGGGCGGCGGCCCGATCGCGGTCGTCCATGGGGGCGTTGATGTTGGGCCCCAGCGCCAGGGCCTCGCCCCACCAGCAGGCGGCGCAGCCGGGATCGCGGCCTTGCGCCTCGCGGAAGGAGCGCACCGCCCCGGCGTGGTTGAAGCCATAGGCGAACATCAGCCCCTGGCTGAAATAGGCCTGGGCCTGGGGATCGCCGGTGGTCGCCTGGAACGGCGAGGCCGTCAGGTCGGGATAGAGGGGGATGGGCCGGGCCCGGCTGGCCGGAGCGGCGACGGCCGAGGCGATCAGCAGCTCGCGGGCCAGGGCGGCGCCGACGGTCCTCGGCCCGCACAGGGCGGCGAACAGGTCGGTCGGGGCCAGGGTCGCCGACGACAGGGGCGCGGACGACAGGGACGGCGCGCCGCTCGAGCCCGCCAGAACCAGGCCGGCGCCGCCGACGGCGAAGGCTTTCCACGACACACTCATGCACCGTCCCCCTTTGCGGGTCCGAGGCCGCGAACGAGCGTCGGCGCGACGCGGCGCAGAGATGAAGAACGGCGATATTATTCGCTGTCGCGCCGCTTAGACAGAGCGATTCAGGGAAACGGGACTTTCCCGCGCCCGAGTCCGCCGAAGCGGACTGATGGAAGGTCCGCTAGGGGTGGAAAGCGGACTCCCGACGGATTTAGTTTGCGGGTTTCATAGGCTCCCGCCAGTCGGCGACGATCAACGGCAAGTGGGCAAAAGAAGAAACCAGCGACTCCAGAGCGGATCGGCACCCGTGGTCGAGCGAAGCGCCGCCATACAGGCCAAAGGTCACGCCCGACGGCGTAGCTTCGGACCCGCCAAAGCAGGCCATCGGTCGCTTGCCGCTGGGCGTGGGCGCTAACGATGCACGACAGCTGAGCTCAAGCTTCGTGTCGGAGATCGCCCACACGACCCGGATACGCAGATCCGGCCTGTTCTCTACAGGCGGCGGCATCTGGTCGTCGCGGCATTCACGTGTATCGAGCCAAAGCGTTGTCGTGCCCAGTCCGGGAATGTCCATATCGGACCGGATCCAGCTATCGTCCGGCGAGGCCAACCGAGGCCTGCCTGGGTCCATGAATGTGACGGTCGCCGCAAGAGGTTCGTCCACATCTCGTTGCCCGTCGGGGCCCCTGAGACTGATCCAGGCCTGATAATAGGCTGACGGAGTCCCTCGGCCCACTTCTCCGAGTCGAACATAGGAAGCGCGCGGCACGAAGTATCGCACCCCGCCCGACTCGACGACGCGAGACACCTCCCTCTCAGATGATTGCTGAAGTTCATGGATTTCTCTGCCCGTAAGCGCCGCGGCCGCTTCGGGCTCGGGCGTCTGCGCCTCGCAACCTGAAACACCCAGCGCCAGCGACAGCACACCGGCTATAAGGGCACCAAATGATGCCCGTGGACGGCATGGCCCGTCAGTCGCGCGCTCGGCGTCTCGGGTGCCACTTGGGCCGCGCGTTACAGTGAAACCCATCAACGTTCCGTCCTAGGGTGCGCGGACAAAATCTCGGGATGGTCCAAGATGAAAACCCTCAAGCATCGCGAAGGCAAACCGTGCATGTCGTGCTGAACGTCCGCAATGGGTCGAAAGAAGACGTCGGCTTCAACCCTTGAACGCGACGTTGGCGCTCAATCCAGGGCGTCGAAGTCCACCACGATCGGCTCGCGGTCCAGCAGGGCCAGCACCCTGCGGAAGGCGGCTTGATCGAGCGCGGTGGTGGCGGTGTTGGTGAGCGGGTGGAAGTTGACGACGGCCGCCTCCCACAGGCGCCGGTCGAGCACGAAGGTGACGCGGCGCTCCGTGTCGTTGATCAGGCCCAGCGCCGTGACCGAGCCGGGGCGGACGCCCAGCGTCTCCCACAGCAGGGTCTCATTGCCGAAGGACAGGCGGTCCGAGCCCATGGCGCGGTGCGCGCGCTTCAGGTCGATGACGGTGTCCTGGGCGGCCGAGATCAGCCACAGTCGGCCCTTCTTGTCCTTGAGGAACAGGTTCTTGGTGTGGACGCCGGGCAGGGCGGCCTTGAGCTCCAGCCCTTCCTCGACGCGGAAGACGGCGGGGTGGTCGTGGGTGGTCTGTTCGATGCCGTGTCCGGCCATCCAGGCCAGCAGGCGGGCGCGGTCGAAAGCGGGAACGGTCAGGTCGGCGGCGGCGATGGCGGTCATCTCGGTCTTGTCGGGCGGGCGGCGGGGACGATAGGGGAGGATAGACAGACCCTCGTCATCACCCCCCTGTTCGTCAAGTTTGGGAGCCGCGTCTTGGAACTGGAATGCTATCCGATGAACGCCCGGCCGTGCGACCTCGTGCCGGGTCGCCAGTCACGCAACTGGATGGACGCCTTCGCCAGCCGTCACCCTTACCGCTGCCTGCCGCTGACCATGGCCAACACCACGGGGTGGGAGATCCTCTGCCCCTTCGGCTTCACCGCCGAGTGGAACGGCGGGCCGCGCCAGGACGACATCAAGATCACGCCCGACCGGCCGCAGCCGGAGCTGGACCACTTCGTCACCTCCCACTTCTCGCGCGGGGTGCTGACCATGCACCCGCAGTATCTGTTCCGCACCCCGCCGGGCTGGGGCCTGATCGCGCAAGGCTCCCCCAACCACGTCAAGGACGGCATCCAGCCGCTGACGGGCCTGATCGAGACGGACTGGCTGCCCTTCCCCTTCACCATGAACTGGATCTTCACGCGGCCGGGACGGGTGAAGTTCGAGAAGGGCGAGCCCTTCTGCTTCATCCTGCCGATCGAGCACCGCAAGGTGGAGCAGTTCGAGCCGGTGATCCGCTCGCTGGACTCCAATCCGGGCATGAAGGGGCAGTTCGAGGCCTGGAACCGGGCGCGCACCGACTTCAACACCCGCCTGGCCTCGGGCGATCCGGACGCGGCCAAGGAGGCGTGGCAGCGCTTCTACTTCAAGGGCGAGGTGCCAGAGGCCCTGGGCTCCGCGCCCGCGACCCACTCCAACAAGCGCCGATTGAAGAACCCGCGCCTGGGGTGATCGATGCAGCAACGCCCGCCTCCGTCGCCGGAAGCGGGCGTTGTCGTTCTCGGCGGCGCTCAAGCAGCGTGCGACCGCGTCGCGAGCGTTAGCGCCCAACTTAAGAAGCCGGACGCATGACCCGGGGCCCGAGGTTGCGCATGACCTCGCGGGCGTCGAAGGCGTTCATGTCGCCCGTCGGCTTGGCGCCGCGGCCCATGACGATCTCGGCCGTGGCCTCGTAGCGGCTGACCTGGCGGATATCGACGTCGCGGCGCCAGTAGGGATCCCACGCGCTCCAGTAGCCGCCGCGGTAGAAGCGCCACGACGGCCCCCAGAAGGGGCTGTAGCGGTCATAATAGAAGGGGTCGGGCGTGGTGTAGTAGCGGGTGTCGCGCTCGGTGGCGCGGTTGACCGTGGCGAACCAGTCGTAGCCGTTGTCGACGGTCAGTTCGGCCGAGCGCAGCAGCAGGGACATCTCCACCTGATCGCGCGAGGTCACCGAATTGCCGGAGAAGCTGACGCGGAAGCGATTGGCCTCCAGCCGGACTTCGGAATAGCCGCCGCGCTCTCCATTGTAACCGGCGGGCTGGTAGGGCGTCGCCGTCGCGCACGCGCCCAGGGCGAGGACGCCCGCCAGGGCCACCAGCACCGGGGTCTTGCGAAGCTTTGTCATGATCAAATCTCCTTGAACGCTCACAGAACGCTCGTCGATGTGAACGAGAGGTGAAAGGCCAAGTTCCCGGCGCCGCATCACAGACGCGAGACGATGAGAACCGCGGCCAGCAGCAGAAGGCATCCCACCACAATGCCGAAGCCTTTGCGAAAGCGCGGCGCGGTCATCTGTCGCGCCAGGGCCGCCCCGCCCAGGCCGTAGGCCGACATGCCGATGACGTCCAGGCCGATGGTGCCCAGGGCGAACAGGGCCAGCTGGGCCGCCGCCGGACGGTTGACGTCGATGAAGGGCGGCAGGACGGCGGTGAAGAAGAGGATGGCCTTGGGATTGGCGATCTGGACCATGAAGCCGTCGACCACGGCGCTGCGGCCGCGCCGCACGGCGATGGGATCGGGCTGGGCCTCGGTCTTGAAGGCGCCGCGCAGGGACTTGATCCCCAGCCAGGCGACATAGAGGGCGCCCAGGACGGCGATGACGCGGAAGGCGTGGGGGAAGGTCTTGACCAGGGCGCCCAGGCCCAGGGCGGCGGCGCCGAACCAGACCAGGGTGGCCGCATTCATGCCCAGGACGGCGGTCAGGGCGGCGGCCTTGCCCTTCTCCATGCCGGTGGCGACGGCGAAGAGGTTGGCCGGGCCGGGGGTGACCGCCATCACGGCCATGACGCCGAGAAAGGCCAGATAGAGGTGAGGATCGACGGGAAGCGAGGCCATGAGGCCCCCTTTCCGGCGCGCCGGGCCTCAGGTCAAGCGCGGGTCGCGGGGACGGGGCGGTCGGGCCGAGGCGGGCAGGCCGCCTCGGCTTTGCCCAGGGCGTGACGCGCCCTGGCGGCGGCGTTTAATCCGCGGCGGGCGCGGGGGCCGCCAGGGCGGCGGCGATGGCGGCGCGCACCTGGCCCGGCACGGCGCGCAACTGGGCCGGGGCGGCGTCGGCGGCGGCCAGGATCTCGTCCTTCTGCTCGGCGTTCTCGGACTTGTCGGCCATCAGGCGCAGGAAGGCGGCGTAGTCGTCGGCGAAGGCGGCGAACTTCGGCTCATACCGGTCCAGGACGGCGTCGGTGCGGCTCTTCTTGGTCGCGGCGTCCAGGCCGGCGTCGTCCATCAGCGCCTCGAGCTCGGCGCCCATGCGCGCGGCTTCGGCCTGGAAGGCCTCGCCCTTGGCCTGGAAGGCGGCCTCTTCCGCCGAGGGGGCGGGCGCCGCGGCGGCGGGCGCGGCGGGCGCGGCCTCCTGGGCGAGCGCGGGCGCGGCGCAGACGGCGAGGGCCGCGGCGGCGGCGAGGGTCAGGCGGTTCATGGAGAAAGCTCCGGCAGGGGACGGCGAAGACCGTCGAAAGACACACGCCGGCCGGTCGACCGGAGAGAGGCGGCAAGGTGGCCTCGCCCTGGCCGGAGCGCAAGCGCCGGCTTGCGGCGAAAATGACAAGAGGCCGGGCGACCCTCGGATCGCCCGGCCCCTCGGAAGGCTTGGGATGGGAAGGGCCGATCAGCCCTTCGGCTTAGCCCTTCTGGCCGTCCCGCTTGGCCAGGACGCGCAGGCGCAGGGCGTTCAGCTTGATGAAGCCCTCGGCGTCCTTGTGGTCATAGGCCTGGACGCCTTCCTCGAAGGTCACCAGGTCCTGGTCGTACAGGCTGTTGGCGCTCTCGCGGCCGATGACGGTGACGTTGCCCTTGTAGAGCTTGACGCGGACGGTCCCCGACACCTTCTGCTGGCTGAGGTCGATGGCGGCCTGCAGCATCTCGCGCTCCGGGCTGAACCAGAAGCCGTTGTAGATGAGCGAGGCGTATTTCGGCATCAGCTCATCTTTCAGGTGCATGGCGCCGCGATCCAGGGTGATCGACTCCATGCCGCGGTGGGCGGCCAGCAGGATGGTCCCGCCCGGGGTCTCGTAGACGCCGCGCGACTTCATGCCGATGAAGCGGTTCTCGACCAGGTCCAGGCGGCCGACGCCGTTGTCGTGGCCCAGCTGGTTCAGTTTCGTCAGCAGGGCGGCGGGCGACAGGGCCTCGCCGTCGATGGCGACCGGGTCGCCCTTCTCGAAGGCGATGGTGATGACGGTGGGCGTATCCGGGGCGGCTTCCGGCGAGATGGTGCGCTGGTGCACGAACTCGGGGGCCTCGACGGCCGGGTCTTCCAGCACCTTGCCCTCGGACGAGGAGTGCAGAAGGTTGGCGTCGACCGAGAAGGGGGCCTCGCCGCGCTTGTCCTTGGAGATCGGGATCTGGTGCTTCTCGGCGAAGTCCAGCAGGGCCTCGCGGGACTTGAAGTCCCATTCGCGCCAGGGGGCGATCACGCGGATGTCGGGCTCGAGCGCATAGTAGCCCAGCTCGAAGCGGACCTGGTCGTTGCCCTTGCCGGTGGCGCCGTGACAGACGGCGTCGGCGCCGACCATGCGGGCGATCTCGATCTGGCGCTTGGAGATCAACGGACGGGCGATCGAGGTGCCGAGAAGATACTGGCCCTCATAGACGGTGTTGGCGCGGAACATGGGGAAGACGAAGTCGCGCACGAACTCTTCGCGCAGGTCGTCGATGAAGATGT
The nucleotide sequence above comes from Brevundimonas naejangsanensis. Encoded proteins:
- a CDS encoding LysE family translocator, whose protein sequence is MASLPVDPHLYLAFLGVMAVMAVTPGPANLFAVATGMEKGKAAALTAVLGMNAATLVWFGAAALGLGALVKTFPHAFRVIAVLGALYVAWLGIKSLRGAFKTEAQPDPIAVRRGRSAVVDGFMVQIANPKAILFFTAVLPPFIDVNRPAAAQLALFALGTIGLDVIGMSAYGLGGAALARQMTAPRFRKGFGIVVGCLLLLAAVLIVSRL
- a CDS encoding argininosuccinate synthase encodes the protein MSKPAPKKVVLAYSGGLDTSIILKWLQEEYGAEVVTFTADLGQGEELAPAKEKALKLGIKPENIFIDDLREEFVRDFVFPMFRANTVYEGQYLLGTSIARPLISKRQIEIARMVGADAVCHGATGKGNDQVRFELGYYALEPDIRVIAPWREWDFKSREALLDFAEKHQIPISKDKRGEAPFSVDANLLHSSSEGKVLEDPAVEAPEFVHQRTISPEAAPDTPTVITIAFEKGDPVAIDGEALSPAALLTKLNQLGHDNGVGRLDLVENRFIGMKSRGVYETPGGTILLAAHRGMESITLDRGAMHLKDELMPKYASLIYNGFWFSPEREMLQAAIDLSQQKVSGTVRVKLYKGNVTVIGRESANSLYDQDLVTFEEGVQAYDHKDAEGFIKLNALRLRVLAKRDGQKG
- a CDS encoding DUF6065 family protein, producing the protein MELECYPMNARPCDLVPGRQSRNWMDAFASRHPYRCLPLTMANTTGWEILCPFGFTAEWNGGPRQDDIKITPDRPQPELDHFVTSHFSRGVLTMHPQYLFRTPPGWGLIAQGSPNHVKDGIQPLTGLIETDWLPFPFTMNWIFTRPGRVKFEKGEPFCFILPIEHRKVEQFEPVIRSLDSNPGMKGQFEAWNRARTDFNTRLASGDPDAAKEAWQRFYFKGEVPEALGSAPATHSNKRRLKNPRLG
- a CDS encoding prolyl-tRNA synthetase associated domain-containing protein; protein product: MTAIAAADLTVPAFDRARLLAWMAGHGIEQTTHDHPAVFRVEEGLELKAALPGVHTKNLFLKDKKGRLWLISAAQDTVIDLKRAHRAMGSDRLSFGNETLLWETLGVRPGSVTALGLINDTERRVTFVLDRRLWEAAVVNFHPLTNTATTALDQAAFRRVLALLDREPIVVDFDALD
- a CDS encoding translation initiation factor IF-2: MNRLTLAAAAALAVCAAPALAQEAAPAAPAAAAPAPSAEEAAFQAKGEAFQAEAARMGAELEALMDDAGLDAATKKSRTDAVLDRYEPKFAAFADDYAAFLRLMADKSENAEQKDEILAAADAAPAQLRAVPGQVRAAIAAALAAPAPAAD
- a CDS encoding tetratricopeptide repeat protein, encoding MSVSWKAFAVGGAGLVLAGSSGAPSLSSAPLSSATLAPTDLFAALCGPRTVGAALARELLIASAVAAPASRARPIPLYPDLTASPFQATTGDPQAQAYFSQGLMFAYGFNHAGAVRSFREAQGRDPGCAACWWGEALALGPNINAPMDDRDRAAALAASDRAMALRQGASPREQALIEALALRYSRDPAADRAALDAAYADAMLAVARRFPEDDDIAVLAAEAAMDTTPWKYWEADQRTPIGRIGEAIRLIEAVLARTPGQVQAAHLYIHLMEASDPQRAEAAADRLASPAAPSAGHLVHMPGHVYMRRGRYADSIRVNVAAARADEAFIRDAGDESLVRYGYYPHNIHFIVASAQMAGDMDTAVNEARRLRTVLDPETSARIAWVQLIDAAPYQALAQFAEPRVILAAPAPDARLPYAAAMRHYARAVAYARLRNQRGFDRELAQLAALRASDRFVDMIEQGVPAPDLLTLAEAVARGRMATARGRPAEAADHYRRAADLEAALPYTEPPYWYYPVHQSLGAALYQAGRPDQAADAFRLALAQTPNNGWALYGLARAEAAQGHAPEAAAAERALRTAWLGDARWLRMDRL
- a CDS encoding CC0125/CC1285 family lipoprotein; translation: MTKLRKTPVLVALAGVLALGACATATPYQPAGYNGERGGYSEVRLEANRFRVSFSGNSVTSRDQVEMSLLLRSAELTVDNGYDWFATVNRATERDTRYYTTPDPFYYDRYSPFWGPSWRFYRGGYWSAWDPYWRRDVDIRQVSRYEATAEIVMGRGAKPTGDMNAFDAREVMRNLGPRVMRPAS